The Porites lutea chromosome 11, jaPorLute2.1, whole genome shotgun sequence genome includes a region encoding these proteins:
- the LOC140952268 gene encoding bolA-like protein 2, whose amino-acid sequence MSQYTSEYLQEKLQKEFNPIHLEVADLSDGCGGKFSVVIVSDKFEGKPLLAQHRMVNDCLAEELKDIHALTIKTMKPAQWEKQKAS is encoded by the exons ATGAGCCAATATACGAGTGAATATCTTCAAGAAAAGCTCCAAAAAGAGTTCAACCCCATTCATTTG GAAGTGGCTGATCTCTCAGATGGCTGTGGTGGAAAGTTCTCTGTAGTCATTGTATCTGACAAATTTGAAGGAAAGCCACTTCTTGCACAGCACAGAATGGTGAATGATTGCTTAGCAGAGGAGTTAAAAGACATTCATGCACTTactataaaaacaatgaaacctGCACAATGGGAAAAACAGAAGGCATCATAA
- the LOC140952542 gene encoding uncharacterized protein isoform X1 — protein MEALRLRERQRILDLPRGPSDSRLPDPSSCRGRNASAIFGAGPSFGLTPVEIVPQFRPAPPKRTSEPKKVKRSQSDVGLRKRPNLRRKSGDFSQLRKHSETEAKPLNGVVCNGETALDCSRSPVSNGSCSTHQPSDIVDFAPYNCQESDEPSSRYPLFIQVKNSAQDQSKARIVKPVGRPSNQGPSKQENAQSKQPVRPRRSASFSTPRKTSESRALGGAPSRPSQDTVRNGNLRREKSDIVAKPRRAQSPANVSSIPRPARSNSSASLKQDKGLLSPRSKSPAGLQREASDLTRRRAPSGLRREKSDIVRSRGQSRTDSPVVTSENTVSNISRSSSNKSLPSNKLSKSPSKSSIEETRSRSGSSSEMSKIPSRIPSLAKQNGAEERTPPKSKIPSLGKADKGQETVKKSQIPSVGRKDSTSQKEKPASKIPSSAPQQSRPDSAKENKDPTVPENGHESVKQFSKIPSFGKGANVKPKIPSVPRKDSQTSIPSTQNGTTDIHSPVSDSNRSKSSSAAHTQQGTGIPMGISRIPSFTKSPTPLKKDDSAPSQSRIPPPSTKPLNKVTDSKLPTLGGSKVLETDGPSVTQSHIPSPSSPTPNKTFESKIPPPGGPKIPEPKLSTKSTPSSLPTAPKTSGIPKPGEQLQGTKIPAHTGIPMASSPTESKNKIPKLATTPRSNVPDANEAAASKPKRSIPTLGGRQPSMERESSSPAEPSTPPSTPIRKDAMESPLDKYIFSEAKRVEQLLLDEPMEVTSGADVEEDDEFLRQEREILEQEELQREKGLKMLDSKEAEDLISEVLKSYAPDKLEDKQITTEKGHNENVKEKINIDEIVLQPTEVQTPPKLGKTGVSTAKEDSVQVEQSGVKESVSTTEEKKENAKTVETKVSDLKISIPSKTAVESEIEEKTDKKETKNQGPGINTLGEYAQQARLSRSRQRKIVSPNSEEPEKEFLADLEKVEIEEEKKPLPKEPEKEQPKKDIKKDKFGTAPFEGEKKPKEAAKTAKSKSKSDKPKFVIESSLGKDFYATRKSSESVASRDSVHDDVVKSSFKPEISALVFENKVAREPLTLKQTDASPEEHAMSLEEAEFEDVDLNAEPAIAKQRRELSRSVDDLDEKTVKCMCGRGGKCSIM, from the exons ATGGAGGCTTTGCGTCTTAGAGAACGCCAGAG AATTTTGGACTTGCCGCGCGGACCCTCGGACAGTCG TCTCCCTGATCCATCATCTTGCAGAGGACGCAACGCTTCTGCTATCTTTGGTGCTGGACCAAGCTTTGGCCTCACCCCAGTAGAGATCGTTCCCCAGTTTAGACCAGCCCCACCCAAAAGAACCTCAGAACCAAAGAAGGTCAAAAGGAGCCAAAGTGATGTAGGACTCAGGAAACGGCCCAATTTAAGGCGCAAGTCTGGAGACTTTAGCCAACTAAGGAAGCACAGCGAGACTGAAGCCAAGCCCTTAAACGGTGTGGTTTGTAACGGAGAAACTGCACTTGACTGCTCACGATCACCGGTATCAAACGGAAGTTGTAGTACCCATCAACCTAGTGATATCGTTGATTTTGCCCCATATAATTGCCAGGAATCAGACGAACCCTCCAGTAGGTATCCATTGTTTATACAAGTCAAGAACAGTGCGCAAGATCAGAGTAAGGCGCGCATAGTAAAACCTGTTGGTAGGCCCTCAAATCAAGGCCCTAGTAAACAGGAAAACGCTCAAAGTAAACAACCAGTTCGGCCACGAAGAAGCGCCAGTTTTTCTACACCCAGGAAGACAAGTGAATCGAGGGCGCTTGGTGGTGCCCCATCTCGACCTTCGCAGGACACTGTTCGAAACGGCAATCTACGTCGCGAAAAGAGCGATATTGTTGCCAAACCTCGCCGTGCGCAATCTCCCGCTAACGTTTCTTCAATTCCGAGACCCGCGCGGTCAAACTCTTCCGCTAGTCTTAAACAAGACAAGGGTTTATTGAGTCCCCGATCAAAGTCACCAGCTGGTCTTCAACGCGAAGCCAGTGACTTAACAAGACGTCGTGCACCGTCAGGTTTAAGGCGAGAAAAAAGTGATATTGTCCGTTCAAGAGGCCAATCTAGAACTGACAGCCCGGTTGTAACTTCTGAAAATACCGTGAGCAACATAAGTCGGTCATCAAGTAACAAAAGTTTGCCTTCAAataaactgagtaaatcaccgtCGAAAAGTTCAATCGAAGAAACTCGTTCCCGTTCTGGAAGCAGTTCAGAAATGTCAAAGATTCCATCTCGTATTCCTTCCCTGGCGAAACAAAATGGCGCTGAAGAGCGCACCCCTCCCAAGAGTAAGATCCCATCCCTGGGTAAAGCTGATAAGGGGCAAGAAACAGTTAAGAAATCGCAGATTCCTTCTGTAGGACGTAAAGACAGCACTTCACAGAAAGAAAAACCAGCCAGCAAGATTCCATCCTCTGCGCCACAACAAAGTAGGCCTGATTCAgctaaagaaaacaaggacCCTACTGTCCCTGAAAATGGACACGAATCAGTCAagcaatttagtaaaatccctTCGTTTGGTAAAGGGGCTAACGTCAAGCCTAAAATTCCTTCAGTACCACGTAAGGATAGTCAAACTAGCATCCCATCGACACAGAACGGGACTACGGACATACATTCCCCTGTAAGTGACTCCAATAGAAGTAAGTCATCAAGTGCTGCTCACACTCAGCAGGGTACAGGTATCCCAATGGGCATCAGTCGAATCCCATCATTCACCAAGTCACCAACGCCGTTAAAAAAAGACGACTCCGCTCCTTCTCAGTCGCGCATTCCTCCACCTTCCACGAAACctttaaataaagttacagATTCGAAGCTACCCACCCTAGGAGGTTCCAAAGTGTTGGAAACGGATGGACCATCTGTGACCCAGTCTCACATTCCAAGCCCTTCTTCCCCTACTCCAAATAAGACTTTCGAGTCTAAAATCCCACCTCCTGGGGGACCCAAGATTCCAGAGCCTAAGCTCTCAACCAAGTCTACACCAAGCTCATTACCAACCGCACCTAAAACAAGTGGGATACCAAAGCCAGGAGAGCAACTTCAAGGCACCAAAATTCCTGCTCATACAGGAATACCCATGGCGTCGTCTCCTACggagtctaaaaacaaaattcccaAGCTGGCAACAACGCCCAGATCGAATGTTCCTGACGCAAACGAAGCTGCTGCTTCCAAGCCAAAACGATCGATACCAACCCTTGGAGGTAGGCAGCCGTCTATGGAGAGAGAGAGTTCGAGCCCAGCTGAACCGAGCACTCCTCCTAGTACTCCAATACGCAAGGACGCTATGGAGTCACCCTTGGATAAGTACATCTTTTCTGAAGCTAAGAGAGTGGAGCAACTGCTGCTAGACGAACCGATGGAGGTGACAAGCGGCGCAGATGTAGAAGAAGACGATGaatttttaaggcaagaaagaGAGATTTTGGAGCAGGAAGAGCTACAACGCGAGAAAGGACTAAAAATGTTGGATTCCAAAGAGGCCGAGGATTTGATCAGTGAGGTTTTGAAGAGCTATGCTCCAGACAAACTAGAAGACAAACAAATTACTACCGAGAAAGGCCACAATGAAAAtgttaaagaaaagataaatatCGATGAAATAGTTCTTCAGCCGACCGAGGTGCAAACGCCGCCAAAACTAGGCAAAACAGGAGTAAGTACTGCTAAAGAAGATTCCGTGCAGGTGGAACAAAGTGGCGTTAAAGAGAGTGTAAGCACAactgaggaaaagaaagagaatgCTAAAACTGTGGAAACCAAAGTTTcagacttaaaaatttctattCCATCTAAAACAGCCGTTGAAAGTGAGATTGAagaaaaaactgacaaaaaagaGACAAAGAACCAAGGACCTGGTATTAATACTTTAGGCGAATACGCCCAACAAGCTAGACTGTCGCGTAGTCGACAACGAAAAATCGTCAGTCCTAACTCAGAAGAGCCTGAGAAAGAATTTCTGGCCGATCTAGAAAAGGTAGAGATAGAAGAGGAGAAAAAACCACTGCCTAAGGAGCCGGAGAAGGAGCAACCCAAAAAAGACatcaaaaaagacaaatttggTACAGCACCGTTTGAGGGTGAGAAGAAACCTAAGGAGGCTGCGAAGACTGCAAAATCCAAATCAAAAAGCGATAAACCGAAGTTTGTGATCGAGTCATCGCTGGGAAAAGATTTTTACGCCACCAGAAAATCAAGCGAAAGTGTTGCGTCTAGGGACAGTGTTCACGACGATGTCGTGAAATCTTCATTTAAACCAGAAATTTCTGCCCTggtgtttgaaaataaagtcGCTCGAGAACCGTTAACACTAAAACAGACGGACGCGTCTCCAGAGGAACATGCTATGAGCCTGGAAGAGGCGGAATTTGAGGACGTTGACTTGAATGCAGAACCTGCAATTGCGAAACAAAGGCGTGAACTTTCGCGAAGCGTCGACGATCTGGACGAGAAGACTGTGAAGTGCATGTGCGGTAGGGGAGGAAAGTGTTCCATAATGTAA
- the LOC140952542 gene encoding uncharacterized protein isoform X3, protein MLASFGERERSLPDPSSCRGRNASAIFGAGPSFGLTPVEIVPQFRPAPPKRTSEPKKVKRSQSDVGLRKRPNLRRKSGDFSQLRKHSETEAKPLNGVVCNGETALDCSRSPVSNGSCSTHQPSDIVDFAPYNCQESDEPSSRYPLFIQVKNSAQDQSKARIVKPVGRPSNQGPSKQENAQSKQPVRPRRSASFSTPRKTSESRALGGAPSRPSQDTVRNGNLRREKSDIVAKPRRAQSPANVSSIPRPARSNSSASLKQDKGLLSPRSKSPAGLQREASDLTRRRAPSGLRREKSDIVRSRGQSRTDSPVVTSENTVSNISRSSSNKSLPSNKLSKSPSKSSIEETRSRSGSSSEMSKIPSRIPSLAKQNGAEERTPPKSKIPSLGKADKGQETVKKSQIPSVGRKDSTSQKEKPASKIPSSAPQQSRPDSAKENKDPTVPENGHESVKQFSKIPSFGKGANVKPKIPSVPRKDSQTSIPSTQNGTTDIHSPVSDSNRSKSSSAAHTQQGTGIPMGISRIPSFTKSPTPLKKDDSAPSQSRIPPPSTKPLNKVTDSKLPTLGGSKVLETDGPSVTQSHIPSPSSPTPNKTFESKIPPPGGPKIPEPKLSTKSTPSSLPTAPKTSGIPKPGEQLQGTKIPAHTGIPMASSPTESKNKIPKLATTPRSNVPDANEAAASKPKRSIPTLGGRQPSMERESSSPAEPSTPPSTPIRKDAMESPLDKYIFSEAKRVEQLLLDEPMEVTSGADVEEDDEFLRQEREILEQEELQREKGLKMLDSKEAEDLISEVLKSYAPDKLEDKQITTEKGHNENVKEKINIDEIVLQPTEVQTPPKLGKTGVSTAKEDSVQVEQSGVKESVSTTEEKKENAKTVETKVSDLKISIPSKTAVESEIEEKTDKKETKNQGPGINTLGEYAQQARLSRSRQRKIVSPNSEEPEKEFLADLEKVEIEEEKKPLPKEPEKEQPKKDIKKDKFGTAPFEGEKKPKEAAKTAKSKSKSDKPKFVIESSLGKDFYATRKSSESVASRDSVHDDVVKSSFKPEISALVFENKVAREPLTLKQTDASPEEHAMSLEEAEFEDVDLNAEPAIAKQRRELSRSVDDLDEKTVKCMCGRGGKCSIM, encoded by the exons ATGCTGGCGTCATTCGGAGAGAGAGAACGAAG TCTCCCTGATCCATCATCTTGCAGAGGACGCAACGCTTCTGCTATCTTTGGTGCTGGACCAAGCTTTGGCCTCACCCCAGTAGAGATCGTTCCCCAGTTTAGACCAGCCCCACCCAAAAGAACCTCAGAACCAAAGAAGGTCAAAAGGAGCCAAAGTGATGTAGGACTCAGGAAACGGCCCAATTTAAGGCGCAAGTCTGGAGACTTTAGCCAACTAAGGAAGCACAGCGAGACTGAAGCCAAGCCCTTAAACGGTGTGGTTTGTAACGGAGAAACTGCACTTGACTGCTCACGATCACCGGTATCAAACGGAAGTTGTAGTACCCATCAACCTAGTGATATCGTTGATTTTGCCCCATATAATTGCCAGGAATCAGACGAACCCTCCAGTAGGTATCCATTGTTTATACAAGTCAAGAACAGTGCGCAAGATCAGAGTAAGGCGCGCATAGTAAAACCTGTTGGTAGGCCCTCAAATCAAGGCCCTAGTAAACAGGAAAACGCTCAAAGTAAACAACCAGTTCGGCCACGAAGAAGCGCCAGTTTTTCTACACCCAGGAAGACAAGTGAATCGAGGGCGCTTGGTGGTGCCCCATCTCGACCTTCGCAGGACACTGTTCGAAACGGCAATCTACGTCGCGAAAAGAGCGATATTGTTGCCAAACCTCGCCGTGCGCAATCTCCCGCTAACGTTTCTTCAATTCCGAGACCCGCGCGGTCAAACTCTTCCGCTAGTCTTAAACAAGACAAGGGTTTATTGAGTCCCCGATCAAAGTCACCAGCTGGTCTTCAACGCGAAGCCAGTGACTTAACAAGACGTCGTGCACCGTCAGGTTTAAGGCGAGAAAAAAGTGATATTGTCCGTTCAAGAGGCCAATCTAGAACTGACAGCCCGGTTGTAACTTCTGAAAATACCGTGAGCAACATAAGTCGGTCATCAAGTAACAAAAGTTTGCCTTCAAataaactgagtaaatcaccgtCGAAAAGTTCAATCGAAGAAACTCGTTCCCGTTCTGGAAGCAGTTCAGAAATGTCAAAGATTCCATCTCGTATTCCTTCCCTGGCGAAACAAAATGGCGCTGAAGAGCGCACCCCTCCCAAGAGTAAGATCCCATCCCTGGGTAAAGCTGATAAGGGGCAAGAAACAGTTAAGAAATCGCAGATTCCTTCTGTAGGACGTAAAGACAGCACTTCACAGAAAGAAAAACCAGCCAGCAAGATTCCATCCTCTGCGCCACAACAAAGTAGGCCTGATTCAgctaaagaaaacaaggacCCTACTGTCCCTGAAAATGGACACGAATCAGTCAagcaatttagtaaaatccctTCGTTTGGTAAAGGGGCTAACGTCAAGCCTAAAATTCCTTCAGTACCACGTAAGGATAGTCAAACTAGCATCCCATCGACACAGAACGGGACTACGGACATACATTCCCCTGTAAGTGACTCCAATAGAAGTAAGTCATCAAGTGCTGCTCACACTCAGCAGGGTACAGGTATCCCAATGGGCATCAGTCGAATCCCATCATTCACCAAGTCACCAACGCCGTTAAAAAAAGACGACTCCGCTCCTTCTCAGTCGCGCATTCCTCCACCTTCCACGAAACctttaaataaagttacagATTCGAAGCTACCCACCCTAGGAGGTTCCAAAGTGTTGGAAACGGATGGACCATCTGTGACCCAGTCTCACATTCCAAGCCCTTCTTCCCCTACTCCAAATAAGACTTTCGAGTCTAAAATCCCACCTCCTGGGGGACCCAAGATTCCAGAGCCTAAGCTCTCAACCAAGTCTACACCAAGCTCATTACCAACCGCACCTAAAACAAGTGGGATACCAAAGCCAGGAGAGCAACTTCAAGGCACCAAAATTCCTGCTCATACAGGAATACCCATGGCGTCGTCTCCTACggagtctaaaaacaaaattcccaAGCTGGCAACAACGCCCAGATCGAATGTTCCTGACGCAAACGAAGCTGCTGCTTCCAAGCCAAAACGATCGATACCAACCCTTGGAGGTAGGCAGCCGTCTATGGAGAGAGAGAGTTCGAGCCCAGCTGAACCGAGCACTCCTCCTAGTACTCCAATACGCAAGGACGCTATGGAGTCACCCTTGGATAAGTACATCTTTTCTGAAGCTAAGAGAGTGGAGCAACTGCTGCTAGACGAACCGATGGAGGTGACAAGCGGCGCAGATGTAGAAGAAGACGATGaatttttaaggcaagaaagaGAGATTTTGGAGCAGGAAGAGCTACAACGCGAGAAAGGACTAAAAATGTTGGATTCCAAAGAGGCCGAGGATTTGATCAGTGAGGTTTTGAAGAGCTATGCTCCAGACAAACTAGAAGACAAACAAATTACTACCGAGAAAGGCCACAATGAAAAtgttaaagaaaagataaatatCGATGAAATAGTTCTTCAGCCGACCGAGGTGCAAACGCCGCCAAAACTAGGCAAAACAGGAGTAAGTACTGCTAAAGAAGATTCCGTGCAGGTGGAACAAAGTGGCGTTAAAGAGAGTGTAAGCACAactgaggaaaagaaagagaatgCTAAAACTGTGGAAACCAAAGTTTcagacttaaaaatttctattCCATCTAAAACAGCCGTTGAAAGTGAGATTGAagaaaaaactgacaaaaaagaGACAAAGAACCAAGGACCTGGTATTAATACTTTAGGCGAATACGCCCAACAAGCTAGACTGTCGCGTAGTCGACAACGAAAAATCGTCAGTCCTAACTCAGAAGAGCCTGAGAAAGAATTTCTGGCCGATCTAGAAAAGGTAGAGATAGAAGAGGAGAAAAAACCACTGCCTAAGGAGCCGGAGAAGGAGCAACCCAAAAAAGACatcaaaaaagacaaatttggTACAGCACCGTTTGAGGGTGAGAAGAAACCTAAGGAGGCTGCGAAGACTGCAAAATCCAAATCAAAAAGCGATAAACCGAAGTTTGTGATCGAGTCATCGCTGGGAAAAGATTTTTACGCCACCAGAAAATCAAGCGAAAGTGTTGCGTCTAGGGACAGTGTTCACGACGATGTCGTGAAATCTTCATTTAAACCAGAAATTTCTGCCCTggtgtttgaaaataaagtcGCTCGAGAACCGTTAACACTAAAACAGACGGACGCGTCTCCAGAGGAACATGCTATGAGCCTGGAAGAGGCGGAATTTGAGGACGTTGACTTGAATGCAGAACCTGCAATTGCGAAACAAAGGCGTGAACTTTCGCGAAGCGTCGACGATCTGGACGAGAAGACTGTGAAGTGCATGTGCGGTAGGGGAGGAAAGTGTTCCATAATGTAA
- the LOC140952542 gene encoding uncharacterized protein isoform X2, with the protein MASFWEKLAEPLPDPSSCRGRNASAIFGAGPSFGLTPVEIVPQFRPAPPKRTSEPKKVKRSQSDVGLRKRPNLRRKSGDFSQLRKHSETEAKPLNGVVCNGETALDCSRSPVSNGSCSTHQPSDIVDFAPYNCQESDEPSSRYPLFIQVKNSAQDQSKARIVKPVGRPSNQGPSKQENAQSKQPVRPRRSASFSTPRKTSESRALGGAPSRPSQDTVRNGNLRREKSDIVAKPRRAQSPANVSSIPRPARSNSSASLKQDKGLLSPRSKSPAGLQREASDLTRRRAPSGLRREKSDIVRSRGQSRTDSPVVTSENTVSNISRSSSNKSLPSNKLSKSPSKSSIEETRSRSGSSSEMSKIPSRIPSLAKQNGAEERTPPKSKIPSLGKADKGQETVKKSQIPSVGRKDSTSQKEKPASKIPSSAPQQSRPDSAKENKDPTVPENGHESVKQFSKIPSFGKGANVKPKIPSVPRKDSQTSIPSTQNGTTDIHSPVSDSNRSKSSSAAHTQQGTGIPMGISRIPSFTKSPTPLKKDDSAPSQSRIPPPSTKPLNKVTDSKLPTLGGSKVLETDGPSVTQSHIPSPSSPTPNKTFESKIPPPGGPKIPEPKLSTKSTPSSLPTAPKTSGIPKPGEQLQGTKIPAHTGIPMASSPTESKNKIPKLATTPRSNVPDANEAAASKPKRSIPTLGGRQPSMERESSSPAEPSTPPSTPIRKDAMESPLDKYIFSEAKRVEQLLLDEPMEVTSGADVEEDDEFLRQEREILEQEELQREKGLKMLDSKEAEDLISEVLKSYAPDKLEDKQITTEKGHNENVKEKINIDEIVLQPTEVQTPPKLGKTGVSTAKEDSVQVEQSGVKESVSTTEEKKENAKTVETKVSDLKISIPSKTAVESEIEEKTDKKETKNQGPGINTLGEYAQQARLSRSRQRKIVSPNSEEPEKEFLADLEKVEIEEEKKPLPKEPEKEQPKKDIKKDKFGTAPFEGEKKPKEAAKTAKSKSKSDKPKFVIESSLGKDFYATRKSSESVASRDSVHDDVVKSSFKPEISALVFENKVAREPLTLKQTDASPEEHAMSLEEAEFEDVDLNAEPAIAKQRRELSRSVDDLDEKTVKCMCGRGGKCSIM; encoded by the exons ATGGCTTCCTTCTGGGAAAAACTTGCGGAACC TCTCCCTGATCCATCATCTTGCAGAGGACGCAACGCTTCTGCTATCTTTGGTGCTGGACCAAGCTTTGGCCTCACCCCAGTAGAGATCGTTCCCCAGTTTAGACCAGCCCCACCCAAAAGAACCTCAGAACCAAAGAAGGTCAAAAGGAGCCAAAGTGATGTAGGACTCAGGAAACGGCCCAATTTAAGGCGCAAGTCTGGAGACTTTAGCCAACTAAGGAAGCACAGCGAGACTGAAGCCAAGCCCTTAAACGGTGTGGTTTGTAACGGAGAAACTGCACTTGACTGCTCACGATCACCGGTATCAAACGGAAGTTGTAGTACCCATCAACCTAGTGATATCGTTGATTTTGCCCCATATAATTGCCAGGAATCAGACGAACCCTCCAGTAGGTATCCATTGTTTATACAAGTCAAGAACAGTGCGCAAGATCAGAGTAAGGCGCGCATAGTAAAACCTGTTGGTAGGCCCTCAAATCAAGGCCCTAGTAAACAGGAAAACGCTCAAAGTAAACAACCAGTTCGGCCACGAAGAAGCGCCAGTTTTTCTACACCCAGGAAGACAAGTGAATCGAGGGCGCTTGGTGGTGCCCCATCTCGACCTTCGCAGGACACTGTTCGAAACGGCAATCTACGTCGCGAAAAGAGCGATATTGTTGCCAAACCTCGCCGTGCGCAATCTCCCGCTAACGTTTCTTCAATTCCGAGACCCGCGCGGTCAAACTCTTCCGCTAGTCTTAAACAAGACAAGGGTTTATTGAGTCCCCGATCAAAGTCACCAGCTGGTCTTCAACGCGAAGCCAGTGACTTAACAAGACGTCGTGCACCGTCAGGTTTAAGGCGAGAAAAAAGTGATATTGTCCGTTCAAGAGGCCAATCTAGAACTGACAGCCCGGTTGTAACTTCTGAAAATACCGTGAGCAACATAAGTCGGTCATCAAGTAACAAAAGTTTGCCTTCAAataaactgagtaaatcaccgtCGAAAAGTTCAATCGAAGAAACTCGTTCCCGTTCTGGAAGCAGTTCAGAAATGTCAAAGATTCCATCTCGTATTCCTTCCCTGGCGAAACAAAATGGCGCTGAAGAGCGCACCCCTCCCAAGAGTAAGATCCCATCCCTGGGTAAAGCTGATAAGGGGCAAGAAACAGTTAAGAAATCGCAGATTCCTTCTGTAGGACGTAAAGACAGCACTTCACAGAAAGAAAAACCAGCCAGCAAGATTCCATCCTCTGCGCCACAACAAAGTAGGCCTGATTCAgctaaagaaaacaaggacCCTACTGTCCCTGAAAATGGACACGAATCAGTCAagcaatttagtaaaatccctTCGTTTGGTAAAGGGGCTAACGTCAAGCCTAAAATTCCTTCAGTACCACGTAAGGATAGTCAAACTAGCATCCCATCGACACAGAACGGGACTACGGACATACATTCCCCTGTAAGTGACTCCAATAGAAGTAAGTCATCAAGTGCTGCTCACACTCAGCAGGGTACAGGTATCCCAATGGGCATCAGTCGAATCCCATCATTCACCAAGTCACCAACGCCGTTAAAAAAAGACGACTCCGCTCCTTCTCAGTCGCGCATTCCTCCACCTTCCACGAAACctttaaataaagttacagATTCGAAGCTACCCACCCTAGGAGGTTCCAAAGTGTTGGAAACGGATGGACCATCTGTGACCCAGTCTCACATTCCAAGCCCTTCTTCCCCTACTCCAAATAAGACTTTCGAGTCTAAAATCCCACCTCCTGGGGGACCCAAGATTCCAGAGCCTAAGCTCTCAACCAAGTCTACACCAAGCTCATTACCAACCGCACCTAAAACAAGTGGGATACCAAAGCCAGGAGAGCAACTTCAAGGCACCAAAATTCCTGCTCATACAGGAATACCCATGGCGTCGTCTCCTACggagtctaaaaacaaaattcccaAGCTGGCAACAACGCCCAGATCGAATGTTCCTGACGCAAACGAAGCTGCTGCTTCCAAGCCAAAACGATCGATACCAACCCTTGGAGGTAGGCAGCCGTCTATGGAGAGAGAGAGTTCGAGCCCAGCTGAACCGAGCACTCCTCCTAGTACTCCAATACGCAAGGACGCTATGGAGTCACCCTTGGATAAGTACATCTTTTCTGAAGCTAAGAGAGTGGAGCAACTGCTGCTAGACGAACCGATGGAGGTGACAAGCGGCGCAGATGTAGAAGAAGACGATGaatttttaaggcaagaaagaGAGATTTTGGAGCAGGAAGAGCTACAACGCGAGAAAGGACTAAAAATGTTGGATTCCAAAGAGGCCGAGGATTTGATCAGTGAGGTTTTGAAGAGCTATGCTCCAGACAAACTAGAAGACAAACAAATTACTACCGAGAAAGGCCACAATGAAAAtgttaaagaaaagataaatatCGATGAAATAGTTCTTCAGCCGACCGAGGTGCAAACGCCGCCAAAACTAGGCAAAACAGGAGTAAGTACTGCTAAAGAAGATTCCGTGCAGGTGGAACAAAGTGGCGTTAAAGAGAGTGTAAGCACAactgaggaaaagaaagagaatgCTAAAACTGTGGAAACCAAAGTTTcagacttaaaaatttctattCCATCTAAAACAGCCGTTGAAAGTGAGATTGAagaaaaaactgacaaaaaagaGACAAAGAACCAAGGACCTGGTATTAATACTTTAGGCGAATACGCCCAACAAGCTAGACTGTCGCGTAGTCGACAACGAAAAATCGTCAGTCCTAACTCAGAAGAGCCTGAGAAAGAATTTCTGGCCGATCTAGAAAAGGTAGAGATAGAAGAGGAGAAAAAACCACTGCCTAAGGAGCCGGAGAAGGAGCAACCCAAAAAAGACatcaaaaaagacaaatttggTACAGCACCGTTTGAGGGTGAGAAGAAACCTAAGGAGGCTGCGAAGACTGCAAAATCCAAATCAAAAAGCGATAAACCGAAGTTTGTGATCGAGTCATCGCTGGGAAAAGATTTTTACGCCACCAGAAAATCAAGCGAAAGTGTTGCGTCTAGGGACAGTGTTCACGACGATGTCGTGAAATCTTCATTTAAACCAGAAATTTCTGCCCTggtgtttgaaaataaagtcGCTCGAGAACCGTTAACACTAAAACAGACGGACGCGTCTCCAGAGGAACATGCTATGAGCCTGGAAGAGGCGGAATTTGAGGACGTTGACTTGAATGCAGAACCTGCAATTGCGAAACAAAGGCGTGAACTTTCGCGAAGCGTCGACGATCTGGACGAGAAGACTGTGAAGTGCATGTGCGGTAGGGGAGGAAAGTGTTCCATAATGTAA